ATTGTTATCTTTTATAAAAAGGTAAAAAATGGATAAAAAAACCTTTTGGCCTTATGCTATCGTGCTTAGCTTCATTGCTATCATTATCGCTTGTGCAGTAACGATCATCATAGCGCTGAAACATCCAGTAGAGATGGATAGCTCTTATATGCAAAGCTACCAAAATGTCGATGAAAACATAACCTTTATCAAAGAGAGTGAAAAACGCTTTGATGAGAAATTTGATCTAAAATTTGAGCCAAATTTTAACGCCTTAAATGCTAAGTTTAAATTTCATATAACTCCCAAAAAAGGAGAAATTTCAGCTTTAAAATATGAAATTTTACTTACTCGCCCACAGACAAATAAAGAAAATAAAATTTTAAGAGCTTCATGGCAAGAAAATGATCTAGTAAGCGAAGAAACAAGTCTAAAAGAAGGTAGATGGCAACTACTTTTAAGGCTAAGTGACACTAATGACACAAGGTATTATAAATTTGATCTTAATGTCACAAAATGATCTTAAAATCGCAGCTTTGGTATCTAAGAAAGATTTCAAAGCTGGATTTAAATTTTAATAAACTAATCTTTTTGGCTAAATTTAAAACCAAAATACTAAGTTTTTATCAAATAAAACTATAAATCAAATCTCTTTAAATCCAAAATTTAATCCCAAACGCTCGCAAGTGCCGACATATTCTTTAAATTTATAGATTAGTGGATGCCATTTTTGCGTATCTATCTTTTCATCTTTTAGCAAATTTTCATCTACAAAAATGCCTGTAATCTTGCAAGTAACTATGCTAAACCACTCTTTTAACTCTATCTTTTCTACAACCGTTTCTATCTGTATCTTGCACTCTTTTATCCTGACGGTTTTTGCATTTATGCCAGGCTCTTTGCTGAGATTTGCCACCTTAAATTTGTCGTGCTCGTAGGTGTAGCCAAGATTCTTTTTTTCTTCTGATACTTCACTATCGCCAGTTAGTTTTTCCATTTTTTGCACAGCTTCTAGCAGACTCTCATCACATAAATTTAGCGTGATATCTGAACCGTTTTTGATATTTTTAAAGCCTTGATTTTCAATACCTATGCCAAGCACCACTGTATTTCCTAACGTCC
The Campylobacter concisus genome window above contains:
- a CDS encoding FixH family protein → MDKKTFWPYAIVLSFIAIIIACAVTIIIALKHPVEMDSSYMQSYQNVDENITFIKESEKRFDEKFDLKFEPNFNALNAKFKFHITPKKGEISALKYEILLTRPQTNKENKILRASWQENDLVSEETSLKEGRWQLLLRLSDTNDTRYYKFDLNVTK
- a CDS encoding flavin reductase is translated as MHKELNRQGFYYGFPVLLATTKDKNANDDITVLSSSWTLGNTVVLGIGIENQGFKNIKNGSDITLNLCDESLLEAVQKMEKLTGDSEVSEEKKNLGYTYEHDKFKVANLSKEPGINAKTVRIKECKIQIETVVEKIELKEWFSIVTCKITGIFVDENLLKDEKIDTQKWHPLIYKFKEYVGTCERLGLNFGFKEI